A window of the Deinococcus gobiensis I-0 genome harbors these coding sequences:
- a CDS encoding inorganic pyrophosphatase encodes MSRPAGEGWEGVVEWTAGTRERLIWRGDRLEPYRQEPWPAPVNYGCLPGTHNPADAAEVDAVWLGAPLPPGTRPCAVPTGLLHLADGDHKVIFGETGGAGAAALLAWFPPERGARLLGPAEAAAWLASLE; translated from the coding sequence GTGAGCCGGCCGGCCGGTGAAGGGTGGGAGGGCGTCGTCGAATGGACGGCCGGGACCCGCGAGCGCCTGATCTGGCGGGGGGACCGGCTGGAACCGTACCGCCAGGAACCCTGGCCCGCGCCCGTGAACTACGGTTGCCTGCCCGGCACCCACAACCCCGCCGACGCCGCCGAGGTGGACGCGGTGTGGCTGGGCGCCCCCCTGCCGCCCGGCACCCGCCCGTGTGCCGTGCCCACCGGGCTGCTGCACCTGGCCGACGGCGACCACAAGGTCATCTTCGGGGAGACGGGCGGGGCCGGCGCCGCCGCCCTGCTCGCCTGGTTCCCGCCGGAGAGGGGCGCGCGCCTGCTCGGACCAGCCGAGGCGGCGGCGTGGCTGGCGTCGCTGGAATAG
- a CDS encoding NADPH-dependent FMN reductase: MKFTVLSTSLDPESRSAWMASLAAAQLGALGHEVTHLDLRADPLPPFDNVQGAGGCYDHPAAARYHAAIAGADGIFLAAPVYNWGLGSGAKALVELTGSSDEGRGLHGAWFDQPVTFLISGGLDHGYLSHGAFALGLMYDFRCVVNPHFVYATSAHWDAPEVPGEWLAARLARTVERGVDLAARLRGRDYRSVWEL, encoded by the coding sequence ATGAAGTTCACGGTCCTCTCGACCAGCCTCGACCCCGAGAGCCGCAGCGCGTGGATGGCCTCTCTGGCGGCGGCGCAGCTCGGGGCGCTGGGCCACGAGGTCACGCACCTCGACCTGCGCGCCGATCCCCTGCCCCCCTTCGACAACGTGCAGGGGGCGGGCGGCTGCTACGATCACCCGGCCGCCGCGCGCTACCACGCGGCGATTGCCGGGGCCGACGGGATTTTCCTGGCCGCGCCGGTCTACAACTGGGGGCTGGGATCGGGGGCCAAGGCGCTCGTCGAGCTGACGGGCAGCAGCGACGAGGGACGCGGCCTGCACGGCGCGTGGTTCGACCAGCCGGTCACGTTCCTGATCTCCGGGGGGCTGGACCACGGCTACCTCAGCCACGGGGCCTTCGCCCTGGGCCTCATGTACGATTTCCGCTGCGTGGTCAACCCGCATTTCGTGTACGCGACCTCGGCCCACTGGGACGCGCCGGAGGTGCCGGGCGAGTGGCTCGCCGCGCGGCTCGCGCGCACCGTCGAGCGCGGCGTGGACCTCGCGGCGCGGCTGCGGGGCCGTGACTACCGCAGCGTGTGGGAGCTGTGA
- a CDS encoding RluA family pseudouridine synthase: MTTPPPTPRAPLLPPTERPRVVAEHPDFYVIHKPALWLTHPVRARVDVPDILTFMRRETGEPDLAPPHRLDRETSGTQLLTRDADAARRFFTLFKTHLVGKTYLALVHGTPDWERRTLDAPLGDLGLGGANRIAIRQAVVPDGRAAVTDFRVVGRRAGHALIEAYPRSGRLHQIRAHLAHLGLPMVGDKIYGRDPQAFLDFMEHGQTPELTARLGLARQALHAARIAFPWDGGQVAVAVPLAPDLQAYWDALT; the protein is encoded by the coding sequence GTGACCACGCCGCCCCCCACGCCCCGCGCTCCGCTGCTGCCCCCCACCGAGCGGCCGCGCGTGGTGGCCGAGCACCCCGACTTCTACGTGATCCACAAGCCGGCGCTGTGGCTGACGCACCCGGTGCGCGCCCGGGTGGACGTGCCCGACATCCTGACCTTCATGCGGCGCGAGACGGGCGAGCCGGACCTCGCGCCGCCCCACCGCCTCGACCGCGAGACGAGCGGCACCCAGCTCCTGACCCGCGACGCCGACGCGGCCCGCCGGTTCTTCACGCTGTTCAAGACGCATCTGGTCGGCAAAACGTACCTCGCGCTGGTCCACGGAACCCCGGACTGGGAGCGCCGCACCCTCGACGCGCCGCTGGGCGACCTGGGGCTGGGTGGCGCCAACCGCATCGCCATCCGGCAGGCGGTGGTGCCGGACGGCCGGGCCGCCGTGACCGACTTCCGGGTGGTCGGGCGCCGCGCCGGGCACGCGCTGATCGAGGCGTATCCGCGCTCGGGGCGGCTGCACCAGATCCGCGCGCACCTCGCGCACCTGGGGCTGCCGATGGTCGGGGACAAGATCTACGGCCGCGATCCGCAGGCCTTTCTCGACTTCATGGAGCACGGCCAGACGCCCGAACTGACGGCGCGCCTGGGGCTGGCCCGGCAGGCGCTGCACGCCGCGCGCATCGCCTTTCCCTGGGACGGCGGGCAGGTGGCGGTCGCGGTGCCGCTCGCCCCGGACCTCCAGGCCTACTGGGACGCCCTGACATGA
- a CDS encoding MFS transporter, whose translation MTATSAAAPPLSPWVLSAFWCGSAFQWLVLLLILMPANIVQFVGEAQKGTYLGTLTAIGAVMALVLPPLVGARSDRSGRRLPYLRLGVGINLAGLAVMALAVTLLGGLSGFWVYVLGFLLVQFGNNYATAPYSALIPQLVPPAQRGRYSGVMAMLQAGGQLLGAVVALVVTFLALPQAVAFVLVAVALVVPAVVTMRGVHETPPTPQERRDMAAAPTLSLRQLFAHQPFLWVFVTRLLFALGQYSVQPFLQYYAADVLGQRNAGTATSIMLACIIVGSIGSAFLGGRLSDRLGRKPVIYVAGGTMAAAALLLLIAPNFAVALVLALLFGLGFGAFTSVDWALGSDAMPSRSSYARDMGVWHVAFTAPQLSSAPQGALLDWGNARGGNLGYTLVFGIAALFFLLGVILVRRVPEQAHAPATQT comes from the coding sequence ATGACTGCCACTTCCGCCGCTGCGCCGCCGCTCAGCCCCTGGGTCCTGTCCGCCTTCTGGTGCGGCAGCGCCTTCCAGTGGCTGGTGCTGCTGCTGATCCTGATGCCCGCCAACATCGTGCAGTTCGTCGGAGAAGCCCAGAAGGGCACGTACCTGGGCACGCTGACGGCCATCGGCGCGGTCATGGCGCTGGTCCTCCCGCCCCTCGTGGGCGCGCGCAGCGACCGCAGCGGGCGGCGGCTGCCCTACCTGCGCCTGGGCGTGGGGATCAATCTCGCCGGGCTGGCGGTCATGGCGCTGGCGGTCACGCTGCTGGGCGGGCTGAGCGGCTTCTGGGTGTATGTCCTGGGTTTCCTGCTCGTGCAGTTCGGCAACAACTACGCCACCGCCCCCTACTCGGCCCTGATTCCCCAGCTCGTGCCCCCGGCGCAGCGCGGGCGCTACAGCGGCGTCATGGCGATGCTCCAGGCGGGGGGGCAGCTGCTGGGCGCGGTCGTCGCCCTGGTCGTCACGTTCCTGGCCCTGCCGCAGGCGGTGGCCTTCGTACTCGTGGCGGTCGCCCTGGTGGTTCCGGCAGTCGTCACCATGCGCGGCGTCCACGAAACGCCGCCCACACCCCAGGAGCGCCGGGACATGGCGGCCGCCCCGACGCTGTCCCTGCGGCAGCTGTTCGCCCACCAGCCCTTCTTGTGGGTGTTCGTGACGCGGCTGCTGTTCGCGCTCGGGCAGTACAGCGTGCAGCCCTTCTTGCAGTACTACGCGGCCGACGTGCTGGGCCAGCGCAACGCGGGCACGGCCACCAGCATCATGCTCGCCTGCATCATCGTGGGCAGCATCGGTTCGGCCTTCCTGGGGGGACGGCTCAGCGACCGGCTGGGGCGAAAGCCGGTCATCTACGTGGCCGGGGGGACGATGGCGGCGGCCGCGCTGCTGCTGCTCATCGCACCCAATTTCGCGGTCGCGCTGGTGCTGGCCCTGCTGTTCGGCCTGGGCTTCGGGGCCTTCACCAGCGTGGACTGGGCACTGGGCAGCGACGCCATGCCCAGCCGCAGCAGCTACGCCCGCGACATGGGCGTGTGGCATGTGGCCTTTACCGCGCCGCAGCTCAGCAGCGCGCCGCAGGGAGCCCTGCTCGACTGGGGCAACGCGCGCGGCGGCAACCTGGGCTACACCCTGGTTTTCGGCATCGCGGCACTGTTCTTCCTGCTGGGCGTGATCCTGGTGCGCCGCGTCCCCGAACAGGCCCACGCCCCGGCCACGCAAACCTGA
- a CDS encoding pyridoxamine 5'-phosphate oxidase family protein, which produces MSEVTHEEAVKTMAKIIKDVKFAMLTTRTAGGELYSRPMTTQEREFDGDLWFIGSKDSEAVADMRERPQVNVSFSHPDKNNYVSVSGMAELVEDRAKLDDLWSDFYKAYFDGKEDPNIQLIKIHAQGGEFWESSGKLVSFFKMAQSAVTGAKPDMGKNDTVKL; this is translated from the coding sequence ATGAGCGAAGTGACCCACGAGGAAGCCGTCAAGACGATGGCCAAGATCATCAAGGACGTGAAGTTCGCCATGCTGACCACCCGCACGGCCGGCGGAGAACTGTACTCCCGCCCCATGACCACCCAGGAACGCGAGTTCGACGGTGACCTGTGGTTCATCGGTTCCAAGGACAGCGAGGCGGTGGCCGACATGCGCGAGCGCCCGCAGGTCAACGTGAGCTTCTCGCACCCCGACAAGAACAACTACGTCAGCGTGAGCGGCATGGCCGAACTCGTCGAGGACCGCGCCAAGCTCGACGACCTGTGGAGCGACTTCTACAAGGCCTATTTCGACGGCAAGGAAGACCCCAATATCCAGCTCATCAAGATTCACGCGCAGGGCGGCGAGTTCTGGGAAAGCAGCGGCAAGCTGGTGTCCTTCTTCAAGATGGCCCAGAGCGCCGTGACCGGAGCCAAGCCCGACATGGGCAAGAACGACACCGTCAAGCTCTGA
- the murA gene encoding UDP-N-acetylglucosamine 1-carboxyvinyltransferase → MQLTPLHIQGGRELSGEIAVQHSKNAALPIIVASLLSSEPVTLHAVPRLSDVYTILELMHHIGTRHTWTGPNSLLLHTPEIVHTDAPYALVSKMRASFIVMGPILARAGEATMSMPGGCAWGPRPVDQHVKALRALGAELTEDDGNFAARRSGSLNGHFAFELLTVGGTHNAVLAAVLGDGVVTLDNASIDTDVVDMIEFLNGLGADIRGAGTHTLTIRGVKALRGGEYKVIPDRIEAGTFMILAAATRSRLRLTNVRTDHLNAISEKLREMGVDVTEETDAVVVDARARELKPVDVVTQSFPGFPTDVQPQMSALLATVPGRSVVQDPVYPDRLTHVAELQRMGADIEVDGYTQIIQGAPLRAAAVKAADLRAGAALFIAGLTTDGETVIDGVQFLNRGYERLAERLRGIGAGAVQPEPVLTPEATPLPQLAVATD, encoded by the coding sequence ATGCAACTAACCCCACTGCACATCCAGGGAGGCCGCGAACTGAGCGGCGAAATCGCTGTCCAGCACAGCAAGAACGCGGCTCTGCCGATCATCGTGGCGAGCCTCCTGAGCAGTGAGCCGGTGACCCTGCACGCCGTGCCGCGCCTGTCGGACGTCTACACCATCCTGGAGCTGATGCACCACATCGGTACCCGTCACACCTGGACCGGCCCCAACAGCCTGTTGCTCCATACCCCCGAGATCGTGCATACCGACGCGCCCTACGCGCTGGTCAGCAAGATGCGCGCGAGCTTCATCGTGATGGGACCGATCCTGGCGCGTGCGGGCGAGGCGACCATGAGCATGCCCGGCGGCTGCGCGTGGGGACCGCGTCCGGTCGACCAGCACGTCAAGGCCCTGCGGGCGCTGGGCGCCGAGCTGACCGAGGACGACGGCAACTTCGCCGCGCGGCGAAGCGGCAGCCTGAACGGGCATTTCGCCTTCGAGCTGCTGACCGTGGGCGGCACGCACAACGCCGTGCTGGCGGCGGTGCTGGGCGACGGCGTGGTGACGCTGGACAACGCCAGCATCGACACCGACGTCGTGGACATGATCGAGTTCCTGAACGGCCTGGGCGCCGATATCCGGGGTGCGGGCACCCATACCCTGACCATCCGGGGCGTGAAGGCGCTGCGCGGGGGCGAATACAAGGTGATCCCCGACCGCATCGAGGCGGGCACCTTCATGATCCTGGCCGCCGCGACCCGCAGCCGCCTGCGCCTGACCAACGTGCGCACCGACCACCTGAACGCCATCAGCGAGAAGCTGCGCGAGATGGGTGTGGACGTGACCGAGGAGACCGACGCGGTGGTCGTGGACGCCCGTGCCCGCGAGCTGAAGCCGGTGGACGTGGTCACCCAGAGTTTCCCCGGATTCCCCACCGACGTGCAGCCGCAGATGAGCGCCCTGCTCGCGACCGTGCCGGGCCGCAGCGTGGTGCAGGACCCCGTCTATCCCGACCGCCTGACCCACGTGGCGGAGTTGCAGCGGATGGGTGCCGACATCGAGGTGGACGGGTATACCCAGATCATCCAGGGTGCGCCGTTGCGGGCCGCCGCCGTCAAGGCCGCCGACCTGCGGGCAGGCGCGGCGCTGTTCATCGCCGGCCTGACGACCGACGGTGAAACGGTGATCGACGGCGTGCAGTTCCTTAACCGGGGCTACGAGCGTCTCGCCGAGCGCCTGCGCGGCATCGGGGCGGGGGCCGTGCAGCCCGAGCCGGTGCTGACGCCCGAGGCGACTCCTCTGCCTCAGCTCGCGGTCGCGACCGACTGA
- a CDS encoding C40 family peptidase, with product MPEFLLRRSLSTLLCAAALGGAVASAQTAPADLSATPARETVTVQPGDTAYSISRRAGLSVDTFLALNGLPGPALRVGQVLILRETPPHTVQAGETLYSLARRYGVTVPALMTANGLGEGAVLEIGQSLRVPLPNTGKSVQAAAPLPAPQLALNVALPLPAPVAAVADMAPTPLPTAAAPAPLPTSGSWRDMALALLGTPYVYGGSSRSGLDCSGFVLQVFAPFGVRLPRQSADQARAGVAVEMADLQAGDLLFFDTEGRGRVTHVGIYLGDGTMANANSYKGKVAIDQFQTDRYWAPRYLGARRVMGALAASQP from the coding sequence ATGCCTGAATTTCTTCTTCGCCGTTCCCTGAGCACCCTGCTGTGCGCCGCCGCCCTCGGCGGAGCCGTCGCCAGCGCTCAGACGGCGCCCGCCGACCTGTCCGCCACCCCGGCGCGCGAGACCGTCACGGTCCAGCCCGGCGACACCGCCTACTCCATCAGCCGCCGCGCGGGCCTGAGCGTGGACACCTTCCTGGCCCTGAACGGCCTGCCGGGACCGGCCCTGCGTGTGGGCCAGGTGTTGATCCTGCGCGAGACGCCGCCGCATACCGTCCAGGCGGGCGAAACCCTCTACAGCCTCGCGCGCCGCTACGGCGTGACCGTTCCCGCCCTGATGACCGCCAACGGCCTGGGCGAAGGCGCGGTGCTCGAAATCGGCCAGAGCCTGCGCGTGCCGCTGCCCAACACCGGCAAGTCGGTGCAGGCAGCGGCGCCGCTGCCCGCGCCCCAGCTGGCCCTGAACGTGGCCCTGCCCCTTCCGGCTCCGGTGGCCGCTGTGGCCGACATGGCCCCCACGCCGCTGCCCACCGCGGCGGCCCCGGCCCCTCTGCCCACCTCGGGCAGCTGGCGCGACATGGCGCTGGCGCTGCTGGGAACGCCCTACGTGTACGGCGGTTCCTCGCGCTCGGGGTTGGATTGCAGCGGCTTCGTGCTTCAGGTGTTCGCGCCCTTCGGTGTGCGGCTCCCCCGCCAGAGCGCCGATCAGGCCCGCGCCGGAGTAGCGGTCGAGATGGCCGACCTCCAGGCCGGCGACCTGCTGTTCTTCGACACCGAGGGCCGGGGCCGCGTCACGCACGTGGGCATCTATCTCGGCGACGGCACCATGGCCAACGCCAACAGCTACAAGGGCAAGGTCGCCATCGATCAGTTCCAGACCGACCGGTACTGGGCCCCGCGTTATCTGGGTGCGCGCCGGGTGATGGGCGCGCTCGCCGCCTCGCAGCCCTGA
- a CDS encoding MFS transporter, producing MLGNFNGWRSRTFSALRHAPYRRYWGSQLLSLIGSWMQTTAQQYLVLELSGGSSAALGWVTVTQFMPTLLLALFAGAVVDRVPRRRVLMTTQIVLLASSVVLAVTTQLGTVSLPLVMVLAFISGTANAFDMPARQSMVVDFVPRSDVPNAVALNSLSFNVSRTIGQALFGVVAALGVGLLAGGDADNIARLALPFYLNVASFFAVLTVLATLPFPARDVGPRGSMMEDVREGVRYVRATPAVRNVMLLVGALSLTVINFNIIIPYYARVVFAAREAEFGLLSAAFGVGAIAGALWQASKPNPLRNLRLGGVILLVSTVLLAFTPGPALAAPIFAVCGFGMLSLLVSANSTVQLTIPDHLRGRVMSLYSFVLIGMGPPGALISSRLIDRAGWLGPRWGLVVLAGLGALALLLLWRRLPRELTPPQERPVSGQPTQVNQG from the coding sequence GTGTTAGGCAACTTCAACGGCTGGAGGTCACGGACCTTCAGCGCACTGCGGCATGCGCCGTACCGGCGGTACTGGGGGTCGCAGCTCCTGTCGCTCATCGGCTCGTGGATGCAGACCACTGCGCAGCAGTACCTCGTGCTGGAGCTGTCGGGCGGCAGCAGCGCGGCGCTGGGCTGGGTGACGGTCACGCAGTTCATGCCCACCTTGCTGCTCGCCCTGTTCGCAGGGGCGGTGGTGGACCGCGTGCCGCGGCGCCGGGTCCTGATGACGACGCAGATCGTGCTGCTCGCCTCGTCGGTGGTGCTGGCCGTGACCACGCAGCTCGGGACCGTCAGTCTGCCGCTGGTGATGGTCCTGGCCTTCATCAGCGGGACGGCCAACGCCTTCGACATGCCTGCCCGGCAGAGTATGGTCGTGGACTTCGTGCCGCGCAGCGACGTCCCCAACGCGGTGGCGCTGAACAGCCTGTCCTTCAACGTGAGCCGCACCATCGGACAGGCGCTGTTCGGGGTGGTCGCGGCGCTGGGCGTGGGCCTGCTGGCCGGGGGCGACGCCGACAACATCGCCCGGCTGGCCCTGCCCTTCTACCTCAACGTGGCGTCCTTCTTCGCGGTGCTGACCGTGCTGGCGACCCTGCCCTTCCCGGCGCGCGACGTGGGGCCGCGCGGCAGCATGATGGAGGACGTGCGCGAGGGCGTGCGCTACGTCCGGGCGACCCCGGCGGTGCGCAACGTGATGCTGCTGGTCGGCGCGCTGAGCCTGACCGTCATCAACTTCAACATCATCATTCCCTACTATGCCCGCGTGGTTTTCGCGGCGCGCGAGGCCGAATTCGGGCTGCTCTCGGCGGCCTTCGGGGTGGGGGCCATCGCGGGGGCGCTGTGGCAGGCGAGCAAACCCAACCCGCTGCGCAATCTGCGCCTGGGCGGCGTGATTCTGCTGGTGAGCACCGTCCTGCTGGCCTTCACGCCCGGACCGGCACTGGCCGCCCCCATCTTCGCCGTGTGCGGCTTCGGCATGCTCTCGCTGCTGGTGAGCGCCAACAGCACCGTGCAGCTCACCATCCCAGACCATCTGCGAGGACGCGTCATGAGCCTGTATTCCTTCGTGCTGATCGGCATGGGCCCGCCCGGCGCGCTGATCTCCAGCCGCCTGATCGACCGCGCCGGATGGCTGGGGCCACGCTGGGGCCTGGTGGTGCTGGCCGGGCTGGGCGCACTGGCCCTGCTGCTGCTGTGGCGACGGCTGCCGCGCGAGCTGACCCCGCCGCAGGAACGCCCCGTCTCCGGCCAGCCCACGCAGGTGAACCAGGGCTGA
- a CDS encoding heparan-alpha-glucosaminide N-acetyltransferase domain-containing protein, whose amino-acid sequence MTSVPGSPLPVARPPGDGAAAAIPLAAAPGSAVRAPRLTALDAWRGLTVLLMLLVNNVSLGNSTPAQLVHADFGGLTLTDLVFPWFLFCAGAALPFSNAAMTRAGVTGAARVRRLLTRAALLYLVGAFLTSVTLHAFSLGLGVLQLIALATLGASLLAPLRGRYQAGVAAALLLAYALFLNYAPHGAGTGLLDETHNPVQAVNDALLSPLGLRGLISVVPTTALVLLGALAARPLQQRSARAPQMLLGLGALLSVVGFGWAALGGLPFSKALWTPPYVLYSAGLATLGILAFWLLADSGRVAWGPRLLAPLTIPGRNALAGYVLPILFKVWVLQEWTVTWAGQAQPMGTALLRMARGAFGALAGGWVYTLGYVLAAWLGLAWMARRGLIWKL is encoded by the coding sequence ATGACGAGTGTGCCCGGTTCTCCCCTGCCTGTGGCCCGGCCGCCTGGAGACGGAGCCGCCGCGGCGATCCCCCTGGCCGCCGCCCCCGGCAGCGCCGTCCGCGCGCCCCGCCTGACCGCCCTCGACGCCTGGCGGGGCCTGACGGTCCTGCTGATGCTGCTGGTCAACAACGTGTCGCTGGGCAACTCGACGCCCGCGCAGCTCGTCCATGCGGACTTCGGCGGCCTGACGCTGACCGACCTCGTCTTTCCCTGGTTCCTGTTCTGCGCGGGGGCAGCGCTGCCCTTCTCGAACGCCGCCATGACGCGCGCGGGCGTGACCGGCGCGGCGCGCGTCCGGCGGCTGCTCACGCGCGCCGCGCTGCTGTATCTCGTCGGCGCGTTCCTGACGAGCGTGACGCTGCACGCCTTCTCGCTGGGACTGGGCGTCTTGCAGCTCATCGCACTCGCCACCCTGGGGGCGTCGCTGCTCGCGCCGCTGCGGGGGCGGTATCAGGCGGGGGTGGCCGCCGCGCTGCTGCTGGCCTACGCCCTGTTCCTGAACTACGCGCCCCACGGCGCGGGCACCGGCCTGCTCGACGAGACGCACAACCCCGTGCAGGCGGTCAACGACGCGCTGCTCTCGCCGCTGGGCCTGCGCGGCCTGATCTCGGTCGTGCCGACCACGGCGCTCGTGCTGCTGGGCGCGCTGGCGGCCCGGCCCCTGCAACAGCGTTCGGCGCGCGCGCCCCAGATGCTGCTGGGCCTGGGCGCCCTGCTAAGCGTGGTGGGCTTCGGCTGGGCGGCGCTGGGCGGCCTGCCCTTCAGCAAGGCGCTGTGGACCCCGCCCTACGTGCTCTACAGCGCCGGGCTCGCCACGCTGGGCATCCTGGCCTTCTGGCTGCTCGCCGACTCGGGGCGTGTGGCCTGGGGGCCCCGCCTGCTCGCGCCGCTGACCATTCCGGGGCGCAACGCCCTTGCCGGATACGTGCTGCCCATCCTGTTCAAGGTCTGGGTGTTGCAGGAATGGACCGTGACCTGGGCCGGGCAGGCGCAGCCGATGGGCACGGCGCTGCTCAGGATGGCGCGCGGAGCCTTCGGGGCGCTGGCGGGCGGCTGGGTCTACACCCTGGGCTACGTCCTCGCCGCGTGGCTGGGCCTCGCCTGGATGGCCCGCCGGGGCCTGATCTGGAAGCTGTGA
- a CDS encoding polysaccharide deacetylase family protein, giving the protein MNDSAPFRPTRAPLFRLLLAALLLAAPAAGAHAAVAQQPAPATSPASIPSTPPGQVQPVAPGTRPAPTIPTLTLTPAVPQVYKVEYLSNGFIEVAHAVLTLTPAERSQARTLAATVAARVFAARPTLAEVDLSVYDKGSYAGFGGPLPLLTASVPQARLGAMTSWALGQGTYDRAWVNPGNLPAYREPDRVREVTPTLVSPGPQPRQNAAQIAQTTARIRGGLQGGFLYRARRGTEGVAALTFDDAPHPMYEPLLLDLLRRAGSRATFFVIGRNAAAYPYFVRDMAAQGHEVANHTYHHVRLPPLPTDEATNEMRWANEVLQGLTGKPVRYFRPPGGEYTPATLAAAQALGLTTVFWTDDPGDFQNPGDVLLEARLRRNLRPGGIVLLHDNAPQTLDVLREFLRVARRSGINLTTVGGLPK; this is encoded by the coding sequence TTGAACGACTCTGCACCTTTCCGGCCCACCCGCGCTCCTCTGTTCCGCCTGCTGCTCGCTGCCCTCCTGCTCGCCGCTCCGGCGGCCGGAGCACACGCCGCCGTGGCCCAGCAGCCCGCCCCCGCGACCTCACCGGCCAGCATTCCCAGCACGCCGCCCGGGCAGGTGCAGCCGGTCGCGCCCGGCACCCGGCCCGCCCCGACCATCCCCACCCTGACCCTGACCCCGGCGGTGCCGCAGGTCTACAAGGTCGAGTACCTCAGCAACGGCTTTATCGAGGTCGCGCACGCGGTCCTGACCCTCACCCCCGCCGAGCGGTCCCAGGCGCGCACGCTGGCGGCCACCGTCGCGGCCCGCGTGTTCGCCGCCCGCCCCACGCTGGCCGAAGTGGACCTGAGCGTGTACGACAAAGGCAGCTACGCCGGATTCGGCGGGCCGCTGCCGCTGCTGACCGCCAGCGTGCCGCAGGCCCGGCTGGGCGCCATGACCAGCTGGGCGCTGGGCCAGGGCACCTACGACCGCGCCTGGGTCAACCCCGGCAACCTGCCCGCCTACCGCGAGCCTGACCGCGTGCGCGAGGTGACCCCCACCCTGGTCAGCCCCGGCCCGCAGCCCCGGCAGAACGCCGCCCAGATCGCCCAGACCACCGCCCGGATTCGCGGCGGGCTACAGGGCGGCTTCCTGTACCGCGCGCGCCGGGGCACCGAGGGGGTCGCCGCCCTGACCTTCGACGACGCGCCGCACCCCATGTATGAGCCGCTGCTGCTCGACCTGCTGCGCCGGGCAGGATCGCGCGCGACCTTCTTCGTCATCGGGCGCAACGCCGCCGCCTATCCGTATTTCGTGCGCGACATGGCGGCGCAGGGCCACGAGGTCGCCAACCACACCTACCACCATGTGCGCCTGCCGCCCCTGCCCACGGACGAGGCCACCAACGAGATGCGCTGGGCCAACGAGGTGTTGCAGGGCCTGACCGGCAAACCGGTGCGCTATTTCCGGCCGCCCGGCGGCGAGTACACGCCCGCCACCCTGGCCGCCGCGCAGGCCCTGGGCCTGACGACCGTGTTCTGGACGGACGACCCCGGCGACTTCCAGAACCCCGGCGACGTGCTTCTCGAAGCCCGGCTGCGGCGCAACCTGCGGCCCGGCGGCATCGTGCTGCTGCACGACAATGCTCCGCAGACCCTCGACGTGCTGCGCGAATTCCTGCGCGTGGCCCGGCGCTCGGGCATCAACCTGACGACGGTGGGGGGCCTGCCGAAGTAG
- a CDS encoding 16S rRNA (uracil(1498)-N(3))-methyltransferase yields the protein MSIHRVRVPELAARLVLGPQEVRHLQVMRLRPGDRVQAFDGQGGEAPAEIAELEEGRAVLTLDLTAGPDAGAADLGRETPQPVTLAIALLKGDKLADVVRAATELGVARVQLLVTAHADAREIGAQKLVRLRRVAEEAARQSRRRVVPEVLGPLPLARLTWEGRLVVAHPGAEARLPDLLDWAAPLTVLSGPEGGFSDTEIAGLLARGAVPVTLGPRILRAETAPLAMLGAVVATGV from the coding sequence GTGAGCATCCACCGCGTGCGCGTGCCCGAACTGGCGGCGCGGCTGGTGCTGGGGCCGCAGGAGGTCCGGCACCTCCAGGTCATGCGGCTGCGTCCCGGCGACCGGGTGCAGGCCTTCGACGGTCAGGGGGGCGAGGCGCCCGCAGAGATCGCCGAACTGGAAGAGGGGCGGGCGGTCCTGACCCTCGACCTCACCGCCGGGCCGGACGCCGGGGCCGCCGATCTGGGCCGCGAGACTCCGCAGCCGGTGACGCTGGCCATCGCGCTCCTCAAGGGCGACAAGCTCGCGGACGTGGTGCGTGCGGCGACCGAACTGGGTGTGGCGCGCGTGCAGCTGCTCGTGACCGCGCACGCCGACGCCCGCGAGATCGGCGCGCAGAAGCTCGTGCGCCTGCGCCGCGTCGCCGAGGAGGCCGCCCGCCAGTCCCGCCGCCGCGTCGTGCCGGAGGTTCTCGGGCCCCTACCCCTGGCCCGCCTGACCTGGGAGGGCCGGCTGGTGGTGGCCCATCCCGGCGCCGAGGCCCGGCTGCCCGACCTGCTCGACTGGGCCGCGCCCCTGACCGTCCTGTCCGGCCCCGAGGGCGGTTTCTCGGACACCGAGATCGCCGGGCTGCTCGCGCGCGGCGCGGTGCCCGTGACCCTCGGCCCCCGCATCCTGCGCGCCGAAACCGCCCCGCTGGCGATGCTGGGGGCGGTCGTGGCGACGGGGGTGTAG